In the Glycine max cultivar Williams 82 chromosome 19, Glycine_max_v4.0, whole genome shotgun sequence genome, ttgtccTCAAACAAGTGCATCCTTAACAACATTTTGACCCTAAACAAggaccaaaatcataaattttgaaaagttggAGAACAAAAACATAGTTTAGAAATTATGATGCTCGTGGCTTGATGTTGCTTTAGTTTATTTTCGTATATTTTGGAAACTCTTAAGTAGTGGCTTGAtgttgatgtattttttttcattccattATTTTTGTTCACTAAAACCTGTTAAGGACAAAACCTGTTATTGAAGTGCCCTTTGTATCATTTGAAAACTCTTAAGTTTAATTAAAGTGGCACTGTGAAGTGGCACCCCTTAATTATTTGTCctactaaaaataatgaaattcttCAATCATTTGAAAGTGGCACTGTGAAGTGCCCTTCGTATCATTAAAGTTCTTAGATGGATGTTTTATCTCGAGTTTCATAAATCTACAACCACTATCTAGGAATCTTTTGTTATTGAAGATTTTGATTTGCGCACAAGcacattaaaaagataattagcTTATTCCTAAAGGATCTATTAAGGCTAActagatattaaaaaaagtacaaaCTATATCTCATGAGAAGACCAAGTTCTATTTCCAATCACAATGAAAAGACTTGAGCCATTGGGGAAAAATATCCCCAAGGTAAattccataaattttttttttctttcgattTTCTGCTGCACTATGCTGCAAGTAGAGAGGATCTTgtgatttataaataaaataatagcactttatttattaattaatcccAGGAATGAGGAATCAATCTTAAGATTCTACTTAGCAGTTGCCTCAGTTTTCTGTATGCAATCAATGggcataattaaaattttattgcatATGAACATCAAGCCACATCCATTTAATCAAACCAATAAgtttttccaatgctaaacacacacatatatatagggacGGATCCAGAATTTTCCTTAACGGgcacaataaataattttataatatgtttacaaaaaatatataggttcttacaaaatatataatatgattacaaaagaataatttaaaatacttaaacttatataaattacaattattctttatatattttcattgaaaatactCTAGCattgttaataatatatatatatatatatatatatatatatatatatatatatataattacttaaTAGTCATCTTTTCTGATGtgattgtatattttatatatttttcacagAATTAATTGTTGAGACATATTTTAAATGACAAAttctcttaatcttttttttttgcttggtTTGAGAATTGGAATGAAATTACTCAAATGAAAATATGTAGTGttagttaataaatatatatattttttaaaaattatcttataagaataatatctattttttattggtgTACTTTTTTATTACacatatataagtaaaataaaattcagttgAGACAATTTTCCCCACAACCGAATAGGTTGATCCGcctatgtttatatatatatatatatatatatgaattgtgagaataattattaataaaaatttatattatttgaattcttACTTTCGCTATACATCCTATAAAAATTCCAAGTACTGAAGATAGATAAGAGTTAAAATTTTACAGTTTCGTtcgtatttattatttttgtccttgCATATTCTAAAAAATTCCATTGTTCTAATAACCATTGTTGTTGGCACTTGCAACAGTATGCCAATGACCTCCAATAATCGACATTACTATTTGTGTCttcttgtttttcaaaaaaaaaaaaaactatgtgtCCTCTAACTGTTGACAGAGCCAGCGACTTCTCGTCGCTATTTGTCAATATCGTTAATGttccttttcttatttaatacAGTATATAACTATGGcttatatttcaattatttatatgtctcaaatataaaaattaattcaatattCTTAATCAATTCCAattgtgataaaattaaatttttgaaactaTAAGTtccactctttaatttctttataaagACCCCGGTCCTAAGTAAGTATAGTAAAATGGATTTTTTAGtctaattaattagaaaagtgGATTATGCTTGAACGCTACTATTTGCCGAATGATCAACATATATGAACAAATCTCAAAGAAAGCAGAACTTGATACTAAATCTTTATGATGTactgaattatttaaaaaaaacaacaaaagaaaagcaTATTTGTTCAGAATTTCAAGGGAAAAAATCATACTTTTAGCTTTAGTCAATTCGAGTGTAAAACAAGAACACATGGCGATACTTGGAAGATGTGTGGTGATGGTTGTTGGTTCATTCAAATGGCATGCattcataattaaaaactaatttgcaaatgaaaacaaaaaagaataaaggtaAATGGGCCCTAGGGTATATGTGATATATGGGTGTTTAGGCTATGATAACCCAAATTGTTGCATGAAAGTTGTATTGAATTTGGTTTTTTCTTAAGCTAAAAGAAAACTGGGTTTTTTTGTTGCAGGGTGCTCCCTTCACTATCAGTCTACCTCATTCCTAAAGAGGGTAATTATAAGGAATCTATAAAAGAGGTTTAGGTGGGAAACAAAAGTATGTTAGTACAAACGCACACAAATACAGTTAGAGATCGAGGTGAGTCAGATGACAAGGCTTAAAATACATGTTTGTATATAGGAATCTCATGAAATGGACTTTTCTAGGGTTATCTCTGCTCATGGAATAATagctaattaaaaacaaattgttAATTTCTGTATTGAGTTTTTTGGCTTGTGGGATTCTATCAATAAGTAATTTGTTAGATTTTTACCCAATTATATGCATTCTTTTTGGCTGGTAAATTGACATTCGTTTTTCGTTGCTGAATTATTGGAGTATTAGAGTTTGAATTAGTTAGTTAGTGCGGACGTATTGTATTTTGGTTATCCATGAGGATTTATATCATATTCTGGAAGGAAGCACCTTATCtcataaaatacataatactatagcattataaatttttaaaaatacgtatatatatatatatatatatactcacaGTAATTTTGTTCAGGTGATATATACAGTAATACATGAGAATGATTTTGTTATGTGAAAATAATTAGAGtaatatatgtaaattataatGTCGAAAACTGTAAGAAATTTTGAGACATCTGCCAAAGTGGGCCGGACTACCTTACTgagtattatttaattatatatttttgaaagataatgtaaagatatttatatatagcttattttaaatcattttaacttcttattataattttaatttaatttattccaaacactttttattgtttattaaccgtcttaaaaagaataaaaataaacatgtctgctttataaattttatgaactTATTTCATAAGGCTGCACTTTTGGCAATAGGGCACAATGTGTTTGAATTCtggaataaattaaacaaaatattttcaggggacctataattaaattttgaccATTCCAAATCTTCTCTGTGTttcaaataatttgtattttttttttctttgggtgCATGATTGTATCTGTAAATTGATAAAGGAGCAAAAGGTGTAATTCTATTTAAGGAGTTTTTTTGTTGCtgagttaaaaaaaaggatttgagaGGTGCCAATATGATATCtcttctttcactttaattgtTAGTGTCTAACAACTGTCCCGTTTTAATAGTttctttttatagtttttttctcACAGAGATTTTTGTGAAGTTTTTAACAACTATAACGTATTCAATAACCATAAAATTATTACTCTATGTactaagaaaataagaaattgatctttttataacttttactaACCACGTCAAATAATCAAGTTGTAATTCCTATATATGCTATGACAATGTTAAACAACTTTACATTatcttttaataacaaaatattatttacactatttataaataattattttaaaaatcaacaaatttatcatatacaaTAGATTGTTATGATTAAATTCaatgtgaaataaaaaaatgtattatgtcaattaaaaataaaagttattaaataattgtttttgtaaCAATTAGAAATAGTTAATAAGATTTACTCAATATCTCCTGATGTGCACGCTTAGAGTATTTGTTAATAACTtctatagtttaaaatatatatgttcattatatatatatatatatatatatatatatatatatatatatatatatatatatatatatatatatatatatatatatataatattttattagtaatttttatttaaaaagtttagaTGAGTcagatttaaaaatttaacaagaTTAGAATACACCTTAaatcttaaataatatttataaatatacttaaaaattatGTCAACAAAATCTTCATATCGGTTGTAGAAATTGAACACACATTCCTataatgtataaatattattttttattaattgaaataatttttgttgtcattagatttttttaaggatGTCTTGTATTAGTTAGTGTTactcttgttattattattttattaaatagctTATTAACACTTTTatgcttaaattttttaatacaaacataatttaactatttagAAGAATAAACTGTTTCACATGTCGGCCATTGCAGAGTTATATTAAGTGCAGGTTGCACTCGAAGAATCGTTGAACGAGAATAATCAATATAGTTGGTGCCTACTTGGATTTAACATATTTCAAACACattctttttatgaaaaataaaatcagattttgtatttaatcaattataaaagaatatttataagTTCAAATGTTCAATATAACTAAAATAACGTTTTCATTCAGGGAATTTTACATCATTTCGTATTATTTAATACTAAAGtagatagtaataataaaaaaaaagacacattGTAACCGtgtactttatttttctttcaaatattttttacatgaaaTCGATagcatttcttttaattaaagggttattttatttacaagaacataatgccaataataataataaaaaaatttatctaataatcATCAATGTAAATTATTCTATTTTACGTGTCTAACATAGACAGTATGATTTTTCAACGAAATTTTCATGTAAACtatattattcatatataaCGAAATTCATATAATCCTTTCTCAGATCACATCCCTGACATTTTCACACTCTTcgtaattttttatacaaaatttatttggtgATTTGGTCACAATAGttacaaaaactttttttattatattaaaactaCCTTTTTTTATAACATCTTTTAATCTGTATATATATCATGTTTAATTCTGTGTTTCTCATTGTAAGGACTTAAATGAATGTgtataattaaaagattaaaactaATATGTTAGAGACTAagagaatatttatttaaaaaaaggctaaaagagatatatttttaaatatatgaattaaaaacaGTTTTTGTAACTACAAAAATCAAATGGTAATTAAACCTTTACTTAcaatacaatttttcttttcattttttgagaGCATTTAGATCCGTGGAAATTTGcaactctttttctttaagGGGTGGTGGGAATTATATCTTGGTGACCTAAAGTTTAATTGTCTCTAAAAGAATATATAGGGGACATCTAATCTTAACGTTAGAATTTCACAATCAAAAAAGCATTTATCACAAACAATATTTAATGCATGGACGCACATCTCCATTCCGTAGTTCAATGAACACCAAACCGAAACACTTAAAATTTCAACACATTCCACAAAACAATTAATATAGCTACTTGGAATTTGTTCCGGTTCATTGTTTTCCCAAGTTTATATAAGCGAAGGCATTGGTATTTTAATACAATATGAACGTGATATGTAATAAAACCAAATCCAAAAACGAATTGTAGTTCTAAAATAATACTACTACATCCTCCTATTAATTTTGCAACTCtacttcaattttatatttccaAGATATTACTATAATTTAgtaatttcttaatttctttaagAGATATGAAGACAAACATATCGTGGTAGAAATTAAACAACATAGAACGGCAAGATCAAACTGCTGCAAATACACTTAATTAACAACTAACACAAAACAAACCTCTTACATTCTCTTCTAGTCTTTTACGAGTACTACAAACCGTACACGGAATAACAACCCCTAAACTTACCATTAAacccaaaaagtaaaaacaaccaCATGCGATTAATAAAAAGGTGTTCTAAACCCTACTTTTCTTGAACTAAACTTAGCAAATAACACAAACCAAACCAACTCAACCGAAGAACATCCATAAACCTAAACAGACAAACCAAACCACCTCAACCCAACAACACACATAAACCTAAACAGAAACCCTAGGCACAGCCTTGCAAGACAGTGGCTTCTTCATCTCCATAGAAAGCTTGAGAAACTCATCCAATTCCACAGAAACACCATCAGATGAAACccaatgaaaattttgaagcaACTGAGCGAGCCAAAGATGAACCGAGGCCAAACCAAGGGCCTTCCCAGGACACACTCTTCTTCCAGACCCGAAAGGTGCCAACCTCAAATCAGACCCCATTATGCTCACATCCTCTTCCACAAACCGCTCGGGCCTAAACTTCTCGGGCTCGGCCCACACCCTCTCGTCGTGGGTTATGGCCCACATGTTCACCATCGCGGTGGTGCCCTTGGGAATCACGTGCTTGCCGCCAACCGTAACGTCGTGCACAGCAAGGCGAGCCCACGAGAGTAGCGGGCCTGGTGGGTGCACACGGAGGGTTTCTTTTACTATGCACTGAAGGTAGCGCAGGTTCGGAATGTCTGCTTCGGATACGAGCCTGGAGGATCCGCAAACGAAGTCTATTTCGCGCTGTGCCTTTGCTTGGATTTCAGGGTGGAGAACCATGCGAGCCAGAATCCACTCTAGCAGAATTGCTACCGTGTCAGTTCCCCTGAATATCATTTCctaagaacaaaaaaaacaaaccacTTCAAAGTTACTATAACAGAAACACAAATGAATAGTAGTATATCATTatgttcaaataattaaaaattatgtttatgtttaaagtaaaaaaagacgataaatcttttaattattaacttcTGACCAAGAATACAAAATGcatgttttaaaaaacataaaaaagaccgaaaaagtttgaaataaaaaaggaaaagtgaagaaaaaaaaactgaaaagttTCACTATTATGAAAATCagccttttcttctttcttttatctccaaccAAAACATTAATTCTCCATATTTTCTTCTGTCCTTAAAACATTCCATAAGGTTTATCCTGAAAAAGTTTTTGCATGCATGTTGAAAAAAAGCAAATCCTTAAAAAAACCATTAACATGACAAAAACCACTtaaaaatgacaacaaaaaCTTATTTACCCAAAGAACAGCAATCATGTCAGCTTCACTGAGCCTGTTTTCCTTCTCCAAATCAAGCAAAACATCAACAAAATCCTCAGCTCCTTCATCCTTCACACAGTCACCCCTCTCCCTCTTCACCCTATGCTCCTTAATAACCCCTCCAACAAAAACATTAACCTTTTCAACCAAACACCTACACCTCTTCCTCACCCCCTGCAAATCCAACCACCCCAAAACCGGAAAATGGTCACTCCAGTTAAAAACACCCAACAACTCATACCCTTCACTCACCAAACCCTCAAGCTCCAAACCCTCACCCTCGTAAAACTCATAACACTTACCAAACACCGTCATCATCACATTGTTCAACGAACTAAAGTGTAGAATTTTCTTAACCTCGACGTGTTGGTTCTCACTCATGGTTTTCTTAACTTGTTCAACCATTTTTAACCCAACCTTGCTCCTGAAGGACTCAGAGCTGGTGATTCTCTTCGGGGAGAAGAGATGTAGGGCTGAGATTCTCCTCAGGTTTCTCCAGTACTCTCCGTACGGTGCGAAACCCATTGCACGGTGGAAGAGAAGCTCATAGGCGGATTCCTTCACCGGCCTGTCCGCAAAACCGGGGCTGCCGAGAATCTCCTTTGCGGTTTCCGGTTCGCTGGAGATAACGAACCGGGTTAAACCGATGGAGAAAGCCATGAGCTTTTCCGCGTGATAAGTGCGGGCCAGTTTGGATAAAGCGCTGTGAGGTGTGGAACCCGTGAAGACCCCGAGCAGGGCAGTTACTGGGCCAGGGATGATGGTTCTGGGCCGGGCCCAGGCCCAAGGAAGCCCACCAGGAGTGAAGAACGGCGTGAACATGA is a window encoding:
- the LOC100790231 gene encoding cytochrome P450 78A5, encoding MSPDFTLLFSPELMQSPIITFQATFCVLLFTLMFTPFFTPGGLPWAWARPRTIIPGPVTALLGVFTGSTPHSALSKLARTYHAEKLMAFSIGLTRFVISSEPETAKEILGSPGFADRPVKESAYELLFHRAMGFAPYGEYWRNLRRISALHLFSPKRITSSESFRSKVGLKMVEQVKKTMSENQHVEVKKILHFSSLNNVMMTVFGKCYEFYEGEGLELEGLVSEGYELLGVFNWSDHFPVLGWLDLQGVRKRCRCLVEKVNVFVGGVIKEHRVKRERGDCVKDEGAEDFVDVLLDLEKENRLSEADMIAVLWEMIFRGTDTVAILLEWILARMVLHPEIQAKAQREIDFVCGSSRLVSEADIPNLRYLQCIVKETLRVHPPGPLLSWARLAVHDVTVGGKHVIPKGTTAMVNMWAITHDERVWAEPEKFRPERFVEEDVSIMGSDLRLAPFGSGRRVCPGKALGLASVHLWLAQLLQNFHWVSSDGVSVELDEFLKLSMEMKKPLSCKAVPRVSV